The following proteins come from a genomic window of Fontisubflavum oceani:
- a CDS encoding YceI family protein, translating to MKRLLSSAAVLAALSATPALADAELYMLDASHSQIVFSWNHLGLSTTYGMFSGFEGEIMFDADAPENSSVSVAMPTTSMFTGWEARTAHMLSDDFFAAAEGDMISFASTGIEVTGDDTALITGDLTIGGETVEVVLDAVLNSAGPSPLPQMNGALVAGFDATTTLSRTEFGLGAFTPFVGDEVTVQISIESIRAEDMEG from the coding sequence ATGAAACGCCTTCTTTCCTCCGCTGCGGTTTTGGCCGCGTTGTCTGCAACCCCCGCTTTGGCCGATGCCGAGCTTTACATGCTTGATGCCTCGCACAGCCAGATCGTGTTTAGCTGGAACCATCTCGGTCTTTCGACCACCTATGGCATGTTCTCGGGCTTTGAAGGCGAGATCATGTTTGACGCCGATGCGCCGGAAAACTCGTCCGTCTCGGTCGCGATGCCCACCACCTCGATGTTCACCGGTTGGGAAGCGCGCACCGCGCATATGCTGAGTGATGATTTCTTCGCCGCTGCCGAGGGCGACATGATCAGCTTTGCCTCCACCGGGATCGAGGTGACCGGCGATGATACCGCGCTGATCACCGGCGATCTGACGATTGGCGGCGAGACCGTCGAAGTGGTGCTGGACGCCGTGCTGAACTCCGCCGGGCCAAGCCCTTTGCCGCAGATGAACGGCGCGTTGGTGGCCGGATTTGACGCCACCACAACCCTAAGCCGGACAGAATTCGGTCTGGGCGCGTTCACGCCCTTTGTGGGCGACGAGGTGACGGTTCAGATTTCGATCGAATCGATCCGCGCCGAAGATATGGAAGGCTAA
- a CDS encoding MmcQ/YjbR family DNA-binding protein encodes MAERIDWEGIKALALGLDLPEVVEATSWGEPCLKAHGKLWVWWSPHEDVPVFKVDRDMRDVLLEAEPDRFFTTNHYKAHALILVRVDQFDPVWAEANLRATWRAMAPKRFLKAWDAQNGG; translated from the coding sequence ATGGCGGAACGGATCGATTGGGAGGGGATCAAGGCCTTGGCTCTGGGTCTGGACCTGCCGGAGGTTGTGGAGGCGACCAGTTGGGGCGAGCCCTGTCTCAAGGCACATGGCAAGCTTTGGGTCTGGTGGAGCCCGCATGAGGATGTACCGGTGTTCAAAGTGGATCGCGATATGCGAGACGTGTTGCTTGAAGCCGAGCCCGACCGGTTTTTCACCACCAATCATTACAAAGCGCATGCATTGATCTTGGTCCGGGTGGATCAGTTTGACCCTGTCTGGGCAGAGGCCAATTTGCGTGCGACTTGGCGGGCAATGGCGCCGAAGCGGTTTCTAAAGGCCTGGGATGCGCAGAACGGCGGCTGA